The sequence AACGGTCGCGTGATTGACCCCAGCCAGGGGATCGATCGGATTACGAACCTGCTGATCGACGAGGGACGTATCGGAGCGATCGACGTCGACGCAAACACCTCCGCTGCCCGAGTGATCGATGCATCCGGAAAGCTGGTTGTTCCTGGGCTGATTGACCTGAATGTCCAGATTCGAGAGCCAGGCTTCGAGGAAGACGAAACCATCGAATCGGCCGCCTTTGCTGCACTTGCAGGCGGCTTTACTTCGATTGCCGCTATCTCGGAAACGAATCCCCCTGTCGATAGCGCCGCCGCCGTGACCTACCTTGGTCGCCAAGCAACCGATGCCGATCACTGCAACGTCTACCCGGTTGCGTGCGTCAGCAGCGGACGGCAAGGGGAAGAGATGGCCGAGATTGGCATCTTGAATAACGCCGGCGCGATAGCCTTTAGCGATGGCCAGCGTCCCGTTTCGAACCCGGAACTACTTCGGCGAGCCTTAGAATACACGCTGATGTTCAATCGCCCGGTGCTCAACCGGCCTGAAATGGTCGAACTTTCGCGAGACGGCGTGATGCACGACGGCAAGGTTTCTACCGTGCTGGGCTTGGCGCCGATGCCCACCGAGGCCGAAGACGTCATGGCCGCACGCGATATTCGCATTTGCGAAGCAACCGGAGGCAAACTGCATCTGCTCGGCATCTCGTGCAGCGGCACCGTCGAGATACTTCGTCGTGCTAAAATGCGCAGCGTAGGCGTCACGGCCAGTATTTGTGCCTACCAGTTCGCCGAAACCGACGAAGCAATGCGCGACTTCCATACCAGCTTTAAGCTGAATCCTCCTTTGCGTTCCGCCGATCATATCAAGGCCTGCATCGCCGGCCTCAAAGATGGCACGATCGACGTGATCGCCAGCGGGCACGCTCCCCGGTCTTCCGAAAAGAAGATGTGTGCGATCACCGAGGCGCCGTTCGGCATGGTCGGCCTGGAAACGGCACTCGGCTTGGTGAGCACTCATCTGGTCGCCGCTGGACATCTCGACTGGTCGACCGTCATTAAAGCGATGTCGTTCAACGCCGCCCAGGTCTTGGGGCTCGCGAAGGGCACACTTCAAGTTGGGGCCGATGCCGACATCACCATTATCGACCCGCAACATCGCTGGACCGTCGACACGACCGATTACCGCTCGAAGAGCTTCAACTGCCCCTTCCACGGAGTGGAACTGATCGGCCGCGCGGTTGAAACGATTGTAGGCGGTGTCAGCAAGTTTCGGTACGATGCAGCGTAGTTCGCTTTCCTCTTAGGTGCTTCTCGCTCCTGCAGGAAGAGAGGAACCAGGGCGTTTCCTATTCATCTGTAGCGTCTTTACCAGCCAAAAGATGAACGGAACGTGCCCTTAAAAGGAATGCCTCATGTCGCTCATCATCGACGGATACAATCTGCTTTTTGCTGCCGGCATGGTCGGCTCGGTCGATGGAGAGGGTTCGTTTGAAGGGGAACGTCGAGCTCTTCTCGATGCTTTGCTCAAGGTCATCGACCCAAAGGAACTGTCCCAAACGACGGTCGTTTTCGATTCGGCCAACGCTCCGCCTGGCCTCCCTCGAACAGTTAATCACCACCAGATTACTGTCCGTTTCGCTTCCGGCTATGCTGACGCCGACGAGATGATCGAAGAACTGATTCGCGATCATCATGCCCCCAAACGCCTAACCGTTGTTTCCAGCGATCACCGCGTGCAGCGGGCTGCCCGTCGCCGCAAAGCGACCGCGATCGATAGCGATAGCTGGTTTCGGCTGATGCGGCAAACAAGAAAGCGGATTCAAGAGCAAGAGGCGAAGAAGCCCCCGCCCCCTAAACAGCCATCCGCTTCGGTTCCCAACGCCCAAGTCAACGAATGGATTAAGTTCTTTGGCGAAATCGATCTGGCAGATCTCATGCCACCAGAGACGGCGGACCCGCAAACGCGGCAACCTAAAGCCGCCTCTCCCTCACGACCTGCGGCAACCCATGAAGCCCCCGCGAAGCCAAGCGAGAAACGCAAACCCGCCGAGGCAGGGGAGGGCAAAGAAGCAGCGTCTAACGTATTCTCGGCCGACTATTTAAAGAAGATCGCCAACGAATTCTTCGGCCCAGGCGAACAGTAGACGCGCTGGGCAGCAGTTCTCAACCAATATATACAAGAGGTCAAAGCCCGTCGCTTACGGGTGTCGCAGGGCTTTGTCCGAGATATCCTTCCGGCACCAGGCTCCATCCCAGCGAATACATTTGACGGCGGTATATGCTTTTAGCTTCGCCGCAGAAATGGTTTCGCCGATTGCGGTAACACCAAGCACGCGGCCTCCGTTGGTGACAATCTGGTCGCCGTTGAATTTGGTGCCCGCATGAAAGACCTTGACGTCTTCCAGCTTCGCGGCTTCATCCAGACCACGGATTGTTTTTCCTTTTTCGTAGCTGCCAGGATAACCTTCGGAAGCCATCACCACGCAAACCGCCGGACGCGTATCCCACTCGGGCGGGTCGATCGAATCGAGACGACCCTCAGCACACGCTTCTAAAATGTCTGCCAAATCAGATTTCAACCGCATCAAAATCGGCTGACATTCAGGATCCCCAAAACGGACGTTGTACTCAAGAACCTTGGGGCCTTGGTTGGTCATCATCAAACCGGCATAAAGAACGCCCTGAAACGGATTTCGGGCTCGCTTCATCCCATGCACGGTCGGAACCAAGACCTTCTCTTCGACCATCGCCATGACTTGAGGCGTTACCAGCGGGGTAGGGGAGTAAGCCCCCATGCCGCCCGTATTGGGCCCTTGGTCGTCGTCGTAAGCTGGCTTATGGTCTTGGGCCGGAGGCAAGGTAAGAATCGTCTTGCCGTCGGTAATTGCAAGGACGCTTGCCTCTTCGCCATCGAGCCGTTCCTCGATGATGATCTGGGCGCCCGCATCTCCAAACACACGCAAACGCCCGATCTGATCGATCGCTTCTAAGGCTTCCTCTGCCGTGTTACAGACAGTCACCCCTTTGCCAGCGGCCAGGCCATCGGCCTTGATCACGACCGGCACATCCTCTCCTTCGTGAGGGAAGCGATCTTTAATGTAACGAGCAGCCGCATCTGGTTCACGAAAAACGCGATAGTCGGCCGTAGGGACGTCGGCACTGCGTAAGGTTTGCTTACAAAACGCCTTGCTGCCTTCCAACTGGGCGGCAACCCTATTGGGGCCGAAGATCTTCAGGCCACGTTCGCGAAAATAATCGACGGCGCCTGCCACCAGGGGGGCTTCTGGTCCAACCACGGTTAGCCCGACGTCGTTCCGCTTCGCGAAATCCGCCAAGGCCGCAAAATCGGTTTCGTCAATCGCGATGTTCTCGGCATCGATCTGCGTCCCAGCATTGCCTGGCGCCACGAATACATTCCGCACGCGCGAGCTTTGTGACAACTTCCAAGCTAACGCGTGTTCGCGTCCGCCCGAACCTAAGACCAATACGTTCATAAAACCGCAGCCGCTTTCATGGCGAAAAAATCGATGAAATGAAGAATCGTGCAGTGTACCAAATTACCATTTCCACGATCACCTCCTGCGGAAAAACGAAGTCAAACTGTCCGATTGTTGCTAAGTTGGCAAAAATGTGTCTGGGATTGAAAGAAAGTAATGCTTGATTCCAGCGCACCGCTTGGTAAAACAGGCACTCTATAATGCAATCCTTCACAACACGCTGACCCGTTCGGTGCCCACCTTAAAACGCCCTCCGATAAGCCTTACGGTTTTTGAGATCTTTTACAGTCACTTAAAACCGCCTATCCGGGGGTGGAAACAATCCGGCTTGGCTCGTAAATTAAACTGATTACGCTCCCCTCATTGGGGTGCGACAGAAATCACGGGCACAAAATTCCCAGATGCATATAATGTGTGGTGGAATAACGCGCCCTACTGAGGCGGTGAGATTCCCTTGCTTTTCACCCCTCCAACCTTCCCACCCCCCTAAAACGAATTGCCATTAAGGAGTACTGGATGAAAATATCGCAACTTGGATTGATGGTTGTCGCCGTGATTGGAGTTTGTGCACAAAGTGCCATGGCTCAAAATTGGGGAACCGTCACTGGTCGCTTTCTGATCGACGGCAAAGCTCCCACGATTCCTGATGACAACATCACCAAAGATTCTGAATTCTGCGGTGCCAAGCTCCCCAACCCTTCGTTGAAGGTCGGTGAAGATGGCGGCGTCCAGAACGTGGCCATGTGGCTGTACCTCGATCGTGGCGACAAAGCCCCTACTCCGCATCCTTCCTACGCCGAAGCCGCTAAGAAACCAGTTCTCGTAGACAACAAGGCTTGCCTGTACGAACCACACATCGTGGGGGTTCTAGTCGGTCAAAAGGTCGACTTCAAGAACTCGGACCCCATTCCTCATAACTTCAAAGTGGAAGGCTTCGCCAACTCGGGCATGAACAACTTGGTTCCTGTCGGTGGTGTTTTCCAGCATGAATTTACGTCGGAAGAACGCTACCCAATGAATGCCAGTTGCTCGATCCATCCTTGGATGGCCGGCAAGATCATCGTTCGCGAATCTCCTTACATGGCCGTCTCGGCTGAAGATGGGACATTCACCATCGAAAACATGCCGGTTGGCAAGCACAAGCTGCAAGTTTGGCACGAAATCCCCGGGACGATCAAAGAGATGAACGTCGGCGGTAAGAAGGTCAAAGATCGCAAAGGCCTGCTTGAAATCGAAGTTAAGCCAGGCGACAACGACCTGGGCGACATCAAGCTCGACGCCAAACTGCTGACCCCTAAATAACCCACGCTGGTTTTGAGGAGTTGATTGTCATGAGAACTGCGAAGTTCGCAGTCTTGCTGTTGGGCGTTCTGGGCTTCATGTCCCAGAACGCATTTGCCCAGCAGTGGGGCACGGTAAAAGGACGCTTCGTCGTTAACGGCGAAGTCAAAGCACTTGCTCCCTTACAAGTTGGTCAAAACCAAGGGTTCTGTGGCAGGCAAATTCCAAATCCCGTCTTAAAAGTCGATAAAGACGGAAACTTGCAAGATGCGGCACTTTGGCTTTTTCTGGATCGTGGCGCGAAGGCTCCTCAGCCTCACCCCATGTACGAAGAGAAGCTAAAAGAAAAAGTGGTTGTCGAAAATAAGAATTGCTTGTACGAGCCCCAAGTGGCTTTAGTTTGTACCGGCCAAGAGATCGAACTAAAAAACCTCGACCCGATTCCGCACAACTTCAAGATCGATGGTTTCAACAACCCAGGTATTAACCTCTTGGTGCCTGCCGGGGGCGTAGCGAACCACACGTTCAAGCAGGAAGAAAAGTCGCCGATGTTGGCCAGTTGTTCGATCCACAACTGGATGAACTCCCGCATCGTGATGCGTGATTCGCCTTACATGGCAGTTTCCGGCCCAGCTGGCACATTTACCATCGAAAACCTGCCGGTCGGCAAACACCAATTTCAGGTATGGCACCCGGTCAGCAACTATGTCAAAGAAATGAAGATCGACGGCAAGACGGTCAAAGACCGCAAAGGAATCATCGAAATCGACGTCAAGCAAGGCGACAACGACCTCGGCGACATCGTGATCGATTCCAAATTGCTAAAATAACCTGAACACCATCAAAGCCAACGCTGGGGCCGTTCCTGGCCCCGCGTTCCTTTCATTAGAATTTACACTGATCGCCGAGCTTTTGTCGTACGAAACACACAAAAGCCCAGCGAGATTACGTTCCTGAAAAAACCTTAACAGCGTCGTCTTTGCTTTGCCGAGCCGAGACTATCTGGAATCAACAATGCGAATTTGCCAGGCTCCTAAGTTTGGCGGACGTAATCAGGCGGGAGGCCTGGTTTTGGCCGTCATTATTGGGGCAATCGTCGGATGTACGTCGGAACCGCCCCAGTTCGAACTGAACGAAGTTGCCCTGCGCAAGACAGAACTTACGCAAGGATCGAATTTTAGTCTCGAGTATCAAATCGAGCCGATCGCGAACATTCTGGCAGAGAATTTCGGCACGCCTGATCAACCGAAGGTTCCGCAGTTCAATTACGAAGAACTGTTCCCCGATCTGTACGAAGATCCCGACAGTCTCGATCCAGAAGAAAAGGCGGAACTGGAAGCAGAGCAATCCAGCATTAAGGATATGCTCAATCTAGACATGCTTCAAATGGCCGCTGGCCCTTACGGCAGTGAGGAAGATGGCAGCCCGCGTGGTCTCTATCGACAGCACTGCGTTCATTGCCACGGCATCAACGGCGACGGTGCTGGCCCCACGGCCGCATTTCTGAACCCTTACCCCCGCGATTTTCGCTTGGGCAAATTCAAGTGGAAGTCGACTCCCACTGGTGTGCCGCCAACGCATGACGATCTCAA comes from Bremerella cremea and encodes:
- a CDS encoding dihydroorotase, whose protein sequence is MPRTLILNGRVIDPSQGIDRITNLLIDEGRIGAIDVDANTSAARVIDASGKLVVPGLIDLNVQIREPGFEEDETIESAAFAALAGGFTSIAAISETNPPVDSAAAVTYLGRQATDADHCNVYPVACVSSGRQGEEMAEIGILNNAGAIAFSDGQRPVSNPELLRRALEYTLMFNRPVLNRPEMVELSRDGVMHDGKVSTVLGLAPMPTEAEDVMAARDIRICEATGGKLHLLGISCSGTVEILRRAKMRSVGVTASICAYQFAETDEAMRDFHTSFKLNPPLRSADHIKACIAGLKDGTIDVIASGHAPRSSEKKMCAITEAPFGMVGLETALGLVSTHLVAAGHLDWSTVIKAMSFNAAQVLGLAKGTLQVGADADITIIDPQHRWTVDTTDYRSKSFNCPFHGVELIGRAVETIVGGVSKFRYDAA
- a CDS encoding NYN domain-containing protein, whose amino-acid sequence is MSLIIDGYNLLFAAGMVGSVDGEGSFEGERRALLDALLKVIDPKELSQTTVVFDSANAPPGLPRTVNHHQITVRFASGYADADEMIEELIRDHHAPKRLTVVSSDHRVQRAARRRKATAIDSDSWFRLMRQTRKRIQEQEAKKPPPPKQPSASVPNAQVNEWIKFFGEIDLADLMPPETADPQTRQPKAASPSRPAATHEAPAKPSEKRKPAEAGEGKEAASNVFSADYLKKIANEFFGPGEQ
- the purD gene encoding phosphoribosylamine--glycine ligase encodes the protein MNVLVLGSGGREHALAWKLSQSSRVRNVFVAPGNAGTQIDAENIAIDETDFAALADFAKRNDVGLTVVGPEAPLVAGAVDYFRERGLKIFGPNRVAAQLEGSKAFCKQTLRSADVPTADYRVFREPDAAARYIKDRFPHEGEDVPVVIKADGLAAGKGVTVCNTAEEALEAIDQIGRLRVFGDAGAQIIIEERLDGEEASVLAITDGKTILTLPPAQDHKPAYDDDQGPNTGGMGAYSPTPLVTPQVMAMVEEKVLVPTVHGMKRARNPFQGVLYAGLMMTNQGPKVLEYNVRFGDPECQPILMRLKSDLADILEACAEGRLDSIDPPEWDTRPAVCVVMASEGYPGSYEKGKTIRGLDEAAKLEDVKVFHAGTKFNGDQIVTNGGRVLGVTAIGETISAAKLKAYTAVKCIRWDGAWCRKDISDKALRHP
- a CDS encoding cupredoxin domain-containing protein, coding for MKISQLGLMVVAVIGVCAQSAMAQNWGTVTGRFLIDGKAPTIPDDNITKDSEFCGAKLPNPSLKVGEDGGVQNVAMWLYLDRGDKAPTPHPSYAEAAKKPVLVDNKACLYEPHIVGVLVGQKVDFKNSDPIPHNFKVEGFANSGMNNLVPVGGVFQHEFTSEERYPMNASCSIHPWMAGKIIVRESPYMAVSAEDGTFTIENMPVGKHKLQVWHEIPGTIKEMNVGGKKVKDRKGLLEIEVKPGDNDLGDIKLDAKLLTPK
- a CDS encoding cupredoxin domain-containing protein, producing the protein MRTAKFAVLLLGVLGFMSQNAFAQQWGTVKGRFVVNGEVKALAPLQVGQNQGFCGRQIPNPVLKVDKDGNLQDAALWLFLDRGAKAPQPHPMYEEKLKEKVVVENKNCLYEPQVALVCTGQEIELKNLDPIPHNFKIDGFNNPGINLLVPAGGVANHTFKQEEKSPMLASCSIHNWMNSRIVMRDSPYMAVSGPAGTFTIENLPVGKHQFQVWHPVSNYVKEMKIDGKTVKDRKGIIEIDVKQGDNDLGDIVIDSKLLK